The genomic segment AATAAGGATTGATGTATAGAGCTCCAGTGCTTGCTAACAATGCTAATGTGTATGATACAACAAAGCTCACACAAAAGACATACATGTCCACAAAACTACCATTATCTTTGTCAGTATTTGAGCCATTTGAAATATTTGTAGAAGATGGATTGCAACTCTTTAGTAGTGGAGGTCCACAAAGGAATGGGTTCCCTTCGTAGCTACTTTCATCAAATGTGGCAAATTGGTTTGTCCATTCAGGTATTGGGCCCGATAAATTGTTATGTGCCACACTTAATACTTCAAGTGAGGTTAGGATATTGAGCTTAGGAGGAATTTGACCACTCAACTTGTTAAAAGAAAGATCTAAACTCTCTGTATGCACTAAATTTGAGAAAGAATCCGGAATTTGTCCAATCAAATCATTATGAGACAAGTTCAATGCTCGAATTCTTGTCAAGTTTCCAAACGAGTTTGGAATATTTCCTTTCAATTTATTTAGCGACAAATCAATTCCAGACATGTAACCAAGGATGCTTCCGATGTAAGTATAGGTACTTCTCTTTGAAGTGAAACttgctttctctttcttatcCTCTGATGGTAATGGTGCTTGACTATATTCTTCAACAAAGAAGCTTCCCTTTGATGCTTTTAATAATGGATCAAGGTTCTTATTATCAAAAGGCATTGTCCCCAAGCAAGGAGGAATTTCTCCAGAAAATTCATTGTCTGAAAGATCCAACATGGTTAAATCTATCAACTGACATAATTGCATAGGTATATCCCCATTAATGTGATTACCTTTTAAAAGGAGAAAATTCAACTTTGTGAAACTAAGGTCTTGCATCATATCTTGAATGTTTCCAGATATTTCATTATAGTTAAGATCTAACATCACTAAAGGGGAGTTTTCATTGAACATCCTTTTGGACAATCCTGTTAAATGATTATTGCTCAAATGGATAAATTTCACAgaagaatttaaaaatgatgGTACAAGACCAATCAAATTATTTTGGGAGAGATCTAAATATCTTAGATCTTCAAGTTGTGCCAATTCTGATGGAATAAACCCTTCAAAGTGGTTATTAGACATACGAAGTTCCGCTAATCTTGAAAATTTTGTCAAAAGGCTTGGAATGTTTCCTACCAAATGATTATTGCTTATGTCCAATGAAATGATGGATGTGTTAAAAATGCTTCTAGGAAGTTCACCATTGAAGTTATTATCATTCAATGATAAAGACCCCAAATTAGCAGGTATTGTAAAGATGGGCCCCTCAAACTTATTATTTGAAAGTATCAAAAAAAGAAGTTGTTGTGCAGCTTCAAATATGTCATCTGATATTTCTCCAGACAATTGGTTGTTTGAAAGATCCAACTCAGACAAATACTTCATTTGGCTAAACTCACGAGGAATTGAACCTTGGAAGTAGTTTCTAGACATGTTTAGATATTTCAACTTTGGATAAACTGAACTCACGTTCTTGCTTGGAATTTTACCAATTATGGTATTGTCAGACACATCAATTCTTTGTAACATAAGAAGGGGATGCAATGGTAATTGCATAGTACCAGTTAAAGAACAATTTCTAAACATAACTTCACtcatttttgtgttgttttccaACAACCAATGAGGAAACCTTGCTTCCAACTTCAAATTTCTGAAATCTAGTGTAATTAAATCTTtttgataaagaagaaatttAGGGAGCCGAAGAGGACTACTCTCAATGTTTGAAGACAAGCTAAGCATACTTAATTGAAATTTTGGAACATAAGTATGCAAACTGTCTTGTGAGTCCAGTATGATTCTATTGCCTTCACCCAAGATGACTTTAAGATTGGAATGATTGGAAAATGGCAAAAAGGAAATAGGAACTTCAAATTGGTTTTCTATAAAACCAAAATGTTCAAGTGATGTAAGTGTTACAATGCTGGAGTCAAACCTTCCAATGAAGTTATTTTGAGAAATTTCCAATTTCCGAAGAGATGTCATGTTAACAAAAGAACCTGGAAGATATCCTTCAAATCCATTGTCTTTTAGATTTAACTCTTCCAACTTATTCATCTTATACcaatctaaataaaaatttgaagaaacaagaaaacatcataaaaaggttataataagaaaagtataaaacatgcatttcatgaataatgttaaataataatataattaccAGCTGCGGGAAGAGTGTCATTTATATGACAGTATGAAACAGACAAAGTTTTTAAGGATGTCAAGTTTCCAATACTTTCAAAAAATTCATTCTTCATGTTAATATTCCCATCCAATGTCAATTGTTGTAGGTTACTTAAATCATGAAAATCTgcatagtaaaaaatatatatataaattttaatgtaacaaaatgaaattaattatctttatgaaaatcataaatattaataccTTCAGCTACAATCGTTCCAT from the Vigna angularis cultivar LongXiaoDou No.4 chromosome 3, ASM1680809v1, whole genome shotgun sequence genome contains:
- the LOC108324468 gene encoding receptor-like protein 15: MCCEGCWKEEKQALLGLRSLFYDPFSITSSWNVYTDCCKWEGVHCNSSTGRILHLSFDGWKSTQQYINYSDFSVFKDLKNLSFAYNNIVGCVGDAELPNLQLLSFNNNDLDTTILSCLDGLPSLKSLYLRENKFSTSSLNHVFESVSRKLRRNLEVLDISWNRLTNEILPSLEGFTSLKELDLSGTELDSDLHFDGLCSTLRNLEVLRLSYNNFDQTDIGSALTGFSSLKSLYLDNSAFSWRSIYNISKLSSLEVLDLGWNHLNESESILESESILESSKENNIFKWPTTLQQLRLVANHLSNRFISSLRELPHLQYLDLTENQFEGALDINENETFKWPTNLQRLELSSNSLNNRFLSSLRGLLHLQYLDLSYNKLEGTLDISENDRFQWPTNLQELILRGNSFSNKFFLSLRGLPHLQCLDLSENQLEGTLDISGLLTLSNLRLLFLSNNNIHNFVAYQGTKTLSRLDFLDLDLNMIDGNKLRESLRALSSSIREVSISYNNLNGTIVAEDFHDLSNLQQLTLDGNINMKNEFFESIGNLTSLKTLSVSYCHINDTLPAADWYKMNKLEELNLKDNGFEGYLPGSFVNMTSLRKLEISQNNFIGRFDSSIVTLTSLEHFGFIENQFEVPISFLPFSNHSNLKVILGEGNRIILDSQDSLHTYVPKFQLSMLSLSSNIESSPLRLPKFLLYQKDLITLDFRNLKLEARFPHWLLENNTKMSEVMFRNCSLTGTMQLPLHPLLMLQRIDVSDNTIIGKIPSKNVSSVYPKLKYLNMSRNYFQGSIPREFSQMKYLSELDLSNNQLSGEISDDIFEAAQQLLFLILSNNKFEGPIFTIPANLGSLSLNDNNFNGELPRSIFNTSIISLDISNNHLVGNIPSLLTKFSRLAELRMSNNHFEGFIPSELAQLEDLRYLDLSQNNLIGLVPSFLNSSVKFIHLSNNHLTGLSKRMFNENSPLVMLDLNYNEISGNIQDMMQDLSFTKLNFLLLKGNHINGDIPMQLCQLIDLTMLDLSDNEFSGEIPPCLGTMPFDNKNLDPLLKASKGSFFVEEYSQAPLPSEDKKEKASFTSKRSTYTYIGSILGYMSGIDLSLNKLKGNIPNSFGNLTRIRALNLSHNDLIGQIPDSFSNLVHTESLDLSFNKLSGQIPPKLNILTSLEVLSVAHNNLSGPIPEWTNQFATFDESSYEGNPFLCGPPLLKSCNPSSTNISNGSNTDKDNGSFVDMYVFCVSFVVSYTLALLASTGALYINPYWRQAWFYYLESVSLNGYYFIVDNFYRFCNV